One part of the Syngnathus acus unplaced genomic scaffold, fSynAcu1.2, whole genome shotgun sequence genome encodes these proteins:
- the LOC119119285 gene encoding zinc finger MYM-type protein 1-like, whose product MYCFHCRALDKHNRQEIEENRRYVTYIVNTIVFLGRQGLALRGSDESSGSFQRGNFLELVDYTSKLSPEFASLKKKMRRNATYLSPEIQNELITLIADETKDTSHQEQLCVTLRYLKDGNVVERFVGFHPLEQLNARFMAEKITKVVSKVVPMDKCVAQVYDGAAVMKGQKNGVNAIISQDYPKALYLHCQSHVLNLCLVGTVSSVQEAEDVVSMMVGEMKSRFSNKTLQFLRGFGALEPMIMREGSDFLAEARVTRRVIMKRWHEASKTEFSIDSVMSISTDLGEIFPYILSLYELALTIGCSSASCERSFSAMKRVKSYLRSSMTEERLHALSVINIENQLPIDANAIVLKFAANDGNRRLLLY is encoded by the exons ATGTACTGTTTTCACTGCCGGGCACTGGACAAGCACAATCGCCAGGAGATTGAGGAAAACAGAAGATATGTGACTTACATTGTAAACACAATTGTGTTTCTTGGACGCCAAGGACTCGCTCTGAGAGGGTCTGACGAAAGCTCAGGTTCTTTTCAGAGGGGGAATTTTCTAGAGTTGGTCGATTACACTTCCAAGCTCAGTCCAGAGTTTGCTTCgctcaagaagaaaatgagacgCAATGCCACCTACCTCTCACCTGAGATCCAGAATGAGCTCATCACACTGATAG caGATGAGACTAAAGACACATCGCACCAGGAGCAGCTTTGTGTCACACTACGCTACCTAAAGGATGGCAATGTGGTTGAACGGTTTGTGGGATTTCATCCTTTGGAGCAGCTGAATGCAAGATTCATGGCTGAGAAGATAACCAAAGTGGTCAGCAAAGTCGTTCCTATGGACAAATGCGTTGCCCAGGTCTATGATGGTGCTGCAGTGATGAAGGGACAAAAGAATGGAGTAAATGCTATCATCAGCCAGGACTATCCGAAGGCATTGTACTTGCACTGCCAGAGCCATGTGCTGAATTTGTGCTTGGTGGGCACGGTGTCTTCTGTTCAAGAAGCAGAag ATGTTGTGAGCATGATGGTGGGAGAAATGAAGTCCCGCTTCAGCAACAAAACCTTGCAATTCCTGAGGGGATTTGGAGCTCTAGAGCCCATGATCATGAGGGAAGGA AGTGATTTCCTGGCTGAGGCAAGAGTTACACGCAGAGTCATCATGAAAAGATGGCATGAAGCTTCCAAGACTGAATTTTCAATTGACAGTGTGATGTCTATTAGCACTGATCTTGGCGAGATTTTTCCTTacattctttcactttatgAACTTGCTTTGACAATTGGGTGCAGCAGTGCCTCTTGCGAGAGGTCTTTCTCTGCTATGAAGCGAGTAAAGAGCTACTTGAGGTCTTCAATGACTGAAGAGAGGCTGC